A window from Burkholderiales bacterium encodes these proteins:
- the aspC gene encoding aminotransferase produces MALPEPPAARRMGAIRPFQVMELLARARALEAEGRSIVHMEIGEPDFDTPAPVAAAARRVLEGGSVPYTPAAGLPALREAIAGWYRRRYGVEVAPSRVLVTPGASGALLLAAGVLLDPGDRVLMADPSYPCNRNFVRFVGAESVGVPVGPESAYQLSPALIDAHWNGAVRAVMLASPSNPTGTVIAPETLQAIAAQVEPRGARLIVDEIYHGLTYGHEAGTALAVSSEAFVINSFSKYFGMTGWRLGWLVCPEGYGREAEKLAQNLFISAPTLSQHAALAAFTPECVEILEARRREFEGRRDFLVPALRSLGFDIPLVPQGAFYVYAGCGRLTSDSFRFCFDLLERAGVAVTPGVDFGEHRAREHVRFAYTNSLERLEEGIERLRRFLG; encoded by the coding sequence ATGGCCCTCCCAGAGCCTCCCGCCGCCCGGCGCATGGGCGCCATCCGGCCATTTCAGGTGATGGAGCTCCTCGCCCGGGCCAGGGCGCTGGAGGCCGAGGGGCGTTCCATCGTCCACATGGAGATCGGGGAACCCGATTTCGACACGCCCGCGCCGGTGGCGGCCGCGGCGCGCCGGGTGCTGGAGGGGGGCTCGGTGCCCTATACCCCGGCGGCGGGGCTTCCGGCCCTGCGGGAGGCGATCGCCGGCTGGTACCGGCGCCGTTACGGGGTGGAAGTGGCGCCGTCCCGCGTCCTGGTGACGCCTGGGGCTTCCGGCGCCCTGCTGCTCGCGGCGGGCGTACTCCTCGACCCCGGGGACCGGGTCCTGATGGCCGACCCGAGCTATCCGTGCAACCGGAACTTCGTGCGCTTCGTCGGCGCCGAAAGCGTAGGCGTGCCTGTGGGGCCCGAGTCCGCCTACCAGCTTTCCCCAGCCCTGATCGATGCCCACTGGAACGGTGCGGTCCGTGCGGTCATGCTCGCCTCCCCCTCCAACCCGACCGGGACGGTGATCGCGCCCGAGACCCTGCAGGCCATCGCGGCCCAGGTGGAGCCCCGCGGTGCCCGGCTCATCGTGGACGAGATCTACCACGGCCTCACCTACGGGCACGAGGCGGGCACGGCCCTCGCGGTCTCCTCTGAAGCGTTCGTGATCAACAGCTTCTCCAAGTACTTCGGCATGACGGGCTGGCGCCTCGGCTGGCTGGTGTGTCCTGAGGGCTACGGGCGGGAGGCGGAAAAGCTCGCCCAGAACCTCTTCATCTCCGCGCCCACCCTGTCCCAGCACGCGGCGCTGGCGGCCTTCACCCCCGAGTGCGTGGAAATCCTGGAAGCGCGCCGGCGCGAGTTCGAGGGGCGGCGGGACTTCCTGGTGCCGGCCCTGCGGTCCCTGGGCTTCGATATCCCCCTCGTGCCCCAGGGCGCGTTCTACGTGTATGCCGGCTGCGGGCGCTTGACCAGCGACAGCTTCCGTTTCTGCTTCGACCTGCTGGAGCGGGCAGGCGTGGCGGTGACGCCGGGCGTCGACTTCGGCGAACACCGCGCCCGGGAACACGTGCGCTTCGCCTACACCAACTCCCTCGAACGCCTGGAAGAGGGCATCGAGCGTCTGCGCCGGTTTCTGGGCTAA